A window of the Vibrio ostreae genome harbors these coding sequences:
- the rimP gene encoding ribosome maturation factor RimP: MTGLERQLTEMLEAPVVASGYELVGLEFVRAGQHSTLRIYIDHENGITVDDCAEVSRQVSAVLDVEDPISVVYNLEVSSPGLERPLFTAAHYEQFKGHEVSIVLKMAVGNRRKWKGEILGADGETINVKVDGQEEHFALSNIAKANLIPKF, translated from the coding sequence ATGACTGGTTTAGAAAGACAACTTACTGAAATGCTTGAAGCTCCAGTTGTTGCATCAGGTTATGAGTTAGTTGGATTAGAATTTGTTCGTGCAGGACAGCACTCAACGTTACGTATCTATATTGATCACGAGAACGGTATTACCGTTGATGACTGCGCAGAAGTGAGTCGTCAAGTGAGTGCCGTGCTGGATGTGGAAGATCCGATTTCAGTGGTTTACAACCTTGAAGTTTCTTCACCAGGTTTAGAAAGACCACTCTTTACCGCAGCACATTACGAGCAATTTAAAGGCCACGAGGTCAGCATCGTATTGAAAATGGCAGTGGGTAACCGTCGTAAGTGGAAAGGAGAAATCCTGGGCGCCGATGGTGAGACCATTAATGTCAAAGTTGACGGGCAAGAAGAACACTTTGCGCTGAGCAACATTGCGAAAGCTAACCTGATCCCTAAATTTTAG
- the nusA gene encoding transcription termination factor NusA → MSKEILAVVEAVSNEKAVPRERIFEALEIALATSTKKKYEIEIDVRVAIDRKTGEFETFRRWLVVDEVETPTKEISLEAAQYDDESVELGDFIEDQIESVTFDRITTQTAKQVIVQKVREAERAQIVEQFIDNEGELITGVVKKVNRDTVIMDLGNNAEAVILREDQLPRENFRPGDRVRGLLYKVAPEARGFQLFITRSKPEMLAELFRVEVPEIGEELIELKGAARDPGSRAKIAVKTNDKRIDPVGACVGMRGARVQAVSGELGGERIDIVLWDDNPAQFVINAMAPADVASIIVDEDAHSMDIAVEADNLAQAIGRNGQNVRLASQLTGWELNVMTVADLQKKHQEESMASIENFMKYLDIEQDFAEMLVEEGFSTLEEIAYVPVNELLEIDGLDEDLVEELRSRAKESLTTIALTQEESYDGLEPAEDLLALEGLERELAFKLAAKGVVTLEDLADQGIDDLEGIDGLTEERAGELIMAARNICWFGEDA, encoded by the coding sequence ATGAGTAAAGAAATTTTAGCGGTTGTTGAAGCGGTTTCTAACGAGAAAGCGGTACCTCGTGAGCGTATTTTTGAAGCGCTTGAAATTGCTCTTGCGACGTCAACAAAGAAAAAATACGAAATCGAGATTGACGTGCGCGTTGCCATCGACCGTAAAACCGGTGAATTCGAAACTTTCCGTCGCTGGTTAGTGGTTGACGAAGTCGAAACTCCAACCAAAGAGATTTCTCTGGAAGCGGCGCAATACGACGACGAATCTGTCGAGCTGGGTGATTTCATTGAAGATCAGATTGAGTCTGTGACCTTTGACCGTATCACCACTCAAACTGCCAAACAGGTTATCGTACAGAAAGTACGTGAAGCTGAACGTGCACAAATTGTAGAACAGTTCATCGACAACGAAGGTGAGCTGATTACAGGCGTGGTTAAGAAAGTCAACCGCGACACTGTTATTATGGATCTGGGTAACAACGCGGAAGCGGTCATTCTACGTGAAGACCAACTGCCACGTGAAAACTTCCGCCCAGGCGACCGCGTGCGTGGTCTGCTTTACAAAGTGGCACCAGAAGCGCGTGGCTTCCAGCTGTTTATTACCCGTTCTAAGCCAGAAATGCTGGCTGAGCTGTTCCGTGTTGAAGTACCAGAAATCGGCGAAGAGCTGATTGAACTGAAAGGTGCAGCACGCGATCCGGGTTCACGTGCCAAGATTGCCGTGAAAACCAATGACAAGCGTATCGACCCTGTGGGTGCGTGTGTGGGTATGCGTGGTGCACGTGTTCAGGCTGTTTCTGGCGAATTGGGCGGCGAGCGTATCGATATCGTGCTTTGGGATGATAACCCGGCGCAATTCGTGATCAACGCTATGGCGCCTGCTGATGTGGCTTCTATCATCGTTGATGAAGATGCGCACTCAATGGATATCGCCGTTGAAGCAGACAACCTGGCACAGGCTATCGGCCGTAACGGTCAGAACGTACGTCTGGCTTCTCAGCTGACTGGCTGGGAACTGAACGTAATGACAGTGGCTGACCTGCAGAAGAAACACCAGGAAGAGTCCATGGCTTCTATCGAGAACTTCATGAAGTATCTGGATATTGAGCAGGACTTTGCCGAAATGCTGGTTGAAGAAGGTTTCTCTACACTAGAAGAAATCGCTTACGTACCGGTTAATGAGCTGCTGGAAATCGACGGCCTGGATGAAGATCTGGTTGAAGAGCTGCGCAGCCGTGCGAAAGAGTCACTGACGACTATCGCACTGACACAAGAAGAGTCGTACGACGGTCTTGAGCCGGCAGAAGATCTGCTGGCACTGGAAGGTCTGGAACGTGAATTAGCGTTCAAACTGGCAGCTAAAGGTGTGGTAACACTGGAAGATCTGGCCGATCAGGGTATTGATGACCTTGAAGGTATTGACGGCCTGACCGAAGAACGTGCGGGCGAATTAATTATGGCGGCTCGCAACATTTGTTGGTTTGGCGAAGACGCATAA